The DNA window gcagcgagtagtatgaaagacctaaaatccgcgtaaggaggcaggttggggtgatgcaacacaggactttcacccaggagaccagggttcatgtccAGTTCTTGTctcgcgtgtcactgaaacgtacattttgttacccccaccctccatcttttcctaaacctaactgtcccgttctcgtGCCGCATGTCAGCTAAACCTACGTCCCCACCCAGAGTGTCAAAATATGACATCAAAGGGCTAGTCAAATAGTGAGGCCAAggggtgcccggatagctcagttggtagagcgggcgcccatatatagaggtttactcctcgatgcagcgggcccgggttcgactccgaccagcagcactttgctgcatgtcatttcccctctctctcccctttcatgtcttcagctgcccTGTCAAAAtacaggctgaaaatgccccaaaaaataataaagtaatgcCAAGagtcctgacccagagcgtcaaatagtgatgctaagagtcccgaccaagcacgtctaaatatgacattaaaggagactttttgcatcaatcacaaacaccaaaggcacctgaccaagggtcgctttttgacgcgatgggagtgagaatgtgttgatctGAACACTGTTGAGAGTCAGGTGTGATTTTGTATGCGTCATAAAATCACACTAAACATCCCTTTCAATTGGTATCACgatttgatttaaaaactgTGATGCTTGTGTCAAATCCCTTCTTCTGTTCTCACTCTTGCTCATCTTCTTCTTAATTGGCTTACATTATATATTTGTGACCCGTCTTTAACATATTAGTAATGTGTTGTAAGTCCAACACTCATTATTTTTTAGCTCTATTTTTCCTGATAATTTTGTCTGTCTATGGTGCTGTAAAGTAGCATACCACGGGTGTATCAGACgtctttcattaaaaaaaaagctgcctaCCATGGTGGGAAACAAGGTTATATAGAGCattgagagtgaaccaaaacagcagTTGTGGGCCATAAAAACAATGATCTGAAATATGCTAAAACACTACATAGAGTGGGGAACTAGTCAGGTCATAATAATCTGTAGGGTGATTCCTACGAGGGACACCTTctcacattaaacacacatcatcacataggCATGCGACCCATtgccattaaaaacaaatattgattGGTGAAGctttaaagatttacatttccaataaaaaaaaatcaaaagggCTTGTGGCCAAGTGCCACAGACAGAGTAGGAAACATGTTCATGGGAACATAGAATAACAGCAGCCTTAACATTTAACACCTCTAACGGAAATTGAAAGAAATGCTCATCTACTCCACTGTGCTGCACAGTTAATTGGCTGCAAGTTTAATGTCTTACTGTAGGCGTGGGTCCAAATTGAACTTGCATGTGATGCATACTGACAAACCTGCATTTCACTGTGCACGTTAAAGAAGCTTTATAAAGCATGCTAAACGCTAAATCGCGGTAGCTTGATGCAAGTGTGACCCATTGCATTTCAATATTCGGATTAAAAACTCCACATTGCTCGGTATTTACTCGCAACTTAGTGCAAGACTGTATTAGTATTCACAATTAAGGCTCAGTAACGATATAAGCACACCACACAGAATTCCGTATATACCATGGCCATGTTTCATGATAATGGAAAAAGCATTTAACTGTAAAGCGAGGaatctctgtgagtgtgtgagtgtgtcgtTTGAATATCTCGTGGACCGTTCATCCGGTCTAATACACACTTGGCTCGTGTAATGCTGGGGACCCAATGGAGTGCAGTGTCGAATGTGGTGCAATTTGGAAATGCTATAACAACGAACTTTAGGTTTTGGCCTGTAACATTTGAACTGAAGTCTCAGAAGCAAAATTATTCTTTCCCTGGATTCTGTAGGAttttccgccattttgaattgtgtCCAACTCAGTTTTTTTCCTCTACTCCTCCTACAAAGTTTTAGCAATCATCACCAAATGTTCTACAGAACATCTATGGAccaagtcaaaaaaagttactttttcGGGTTTCTGATATTCCATACAGTTTTGCTATAGCAGGCCCTCAACATTTAATCAAATGCAGTGGGCAGGGtttacataaaaagaaaatgtcatatCTCCTGAACGCTTTGTGCTATTGTCACCACATTTGGTGGACATGTGTAGATATATCTGAATGGTGATTGACAAATCTGGTGCCATTTGGCCAATAGGTGGCGCTGTAGCAGCACCATCTAACTAACTATAAAGGAATGAATCTCtatctgtgtatgtatgcatatatgACTGTCCATttatctcacaaactcttcatcCAATCAACTTAATActtggcaggtgtattgctgaGGATCCAAGGAAGCGTAGTGTCGAGTGTGAAGGTGATCGGATGAGTAGTTTTTGAGATAGCTGCAAGCAGGACTTCCGggggccaagcaatcggcccgctTTGAACGGATGCTGCACTCGTGAAAGAAATAAGAACATCAAAGTATCACTGCACTGGCCACTTATACAGGACTTGCAAACGGATACACAGGCTACTGTAATTGCATAAAGGCATACCAAAGTGTATTTTAACCCTTAACGCCAAGCTGGAAGATTAAAGTGTTTCTGCTGCAGACTACAGCCTGGATATATTGCATACATAAACCAGAAGGTAAACCCTTCTGAAAACCTCACCAGCCAAACTAttgatttcttttctctcttgtttctcaaacacacagaggaagcatacagagcagacagagacTGAAGCTATCAAGCATActgatttgttttaaacattcacTTGGTAAAACTAGCAAGTACTTCGGACTACAGCAACAATACAGCGGCACAGTTTCAACTGAGAGGACTATCGTTCTTCCTTGGCTGTCCTCGTTTGGACCCACAGTGTAAGGTGTTGTCTTCCAGACCCAGTCAAATAGAAGAGAAGCAGAAGCAGAGATGAGAGGCGCAATACCCTTATGGTCAAGCCGAACACAGTAGCATTAGTTTTTATTCCCTGATCTGCCTCCACTGTAGAACTATATCTTTCTGTTGTATGAATCGGTTTGATTTACAAGTGCATCTCCCCGGACAGTCTTCTGTCAAAAgggtaaaaacagaaaaggcttccttataaataaaggtttgattATTGGTCACATTGCCTTTTCTCTACTCCTGAGGCAGGGTTTCAGGAAACTATAACTCTCTGTATTATAGTGGTGTAGCCTCTCTTTCTGTAACAGTAGCAATATAGATTTGAcagtatttaaataaacaggtaTTGAATTAAAGAGCTAAACCCATAAGCTGTATGAATAACGTTTTAACAACACCCAGGCCTTTTCCGGTGCCACCTCCAGTAAAGCCATTTTTTAAGGGGTCAGCACTTCAGCTGATGCTAACAGTAGAGTGACATCCTACTCCGCCGCATGGCCTCGCTGATCAAATAGGCTGGGCTGATCTCCGGTTCCTCGGTCATCACCACAATGTTCTGCCACTCTCCGCTCTGGTTGGATTTCTTGATGGTATCCACCACGCAAAGAGCATAGAGACAATCCTCAAAGGTAGCAGCCATTGTCAGAGGCCTCCCGTCCCACGTCCGCCTGTCATCCTGGTCCTGAAAGGCCTGCCGCACAGCCTGGATCATGCGGATCGTTCCTGTGAGATATGGGGATGGAATGTCACTGAAAGCCTTCTCCGGTAAGGAACTCTTCTCAAGAGGTGTGGTGTCTTTGAGCAGGAGTTCAGGTCCTCCGCTGCTTCCCCCGTTGTTCTTCTGTCCATACAGGTCGGTCCCTGTGACCGTTAACCTCCCGACGGTCCCCACGACGATCACCTCCTGCCGAAACTCTCCGGGAACGTTGAAGTTGAGCGTGACGGTGCAGCAGGCGCCGCCCTCCAGTGCCATCTGGAACGTGCAGAAGTCATCACTGGTGATCTGACGGATGCCCCGAATGTGATCCGTTTGTTTGACAAAGGTCTTGAGGAAGCCATGCACTTTTAATGCACGCTGACCTGTCAGAAACGTGAGCAAGTCGATGATGTAACTGCCCACCGAATGCAGACCACCGCCTCCCATCAGGTCATCGCAGCTCCAGTTGTATTTTTTCCCCAAGAGACTACCGCTGTGGACCTGTGGCAAAGAGGAGAACTTAaacttaaaacttaaaatgtcATACAGTATTGGGTCTTATTTCACTTGAATGTGATCAAGACCAGGGATCGACTGATACCAATACTGAtcattagtagttaatgaagcCGATAACCAatatttggaaccaatatgcatttacagtaaaaatgaaaatcaaagaagTCAAAATTTTGactttggaatgttacaaactccaacacaaaacttagtttaaatgctttaagcaattatttaataaatgataaaTTTTCACCATAAtccccagtaacagagagtcagatggTGTTGTGgagaaaccgaagcagagggacagacaaaCACTTTTTAACAGAGCCGCGGGAACATATTTTGAATTGGGGGTGCTGTCAATTTTCCAGAGTGAAGTTTTCAGCCAAAGTCAACCACCACACACCAAACTGCATCCATCACAGTTATTGAACTGTATAGATATTCAATTCATTATAAATAGCCTATCCAAGACAATAATTAGCCAGCCATAGGCTACTGATCCCGAAACACCGGAAAATAATCCCGTTATCACTATTCAACCAAGTGAAATTTCTTTCATACCCATACTGTCAAGATGAAGACAAAatatctctatttattaaaacgAAGGCACTTCGTGGTGTCAAAACAGTACTAAGGCTTCGGTAATACAACAAGGTACACGCTCCAAAagcgaaaaaacaaaaacaagaataaagtccAAAATCCAAGGCAGAACAAAATAAGCACAGTTAACACACGATATAGGCACACAGCTACGACAATGGTACAGAATATGCCTACTACAAGCTCAAAAACGGAGCCACAAAACACAAGGGtataaaacacatcactgaaTGATATCAAATCAAAATGAAGCAAGCCAGTCTGTGGCTGCCCTGGTGCTGCTAGCTTGGCTTACAAGATTAGCTCCCTTGTCGTCTGTTGCTAGCAGGGATGCTGTGGCAGTGACAGGTGTAGAGGTGCTGCTGCTACTTCTTTCGGTTACAGTTGCTGAGTTTTCTGCCTCCAGGCTTTTTAGCCTGTGGTTGATTTATAAAGAAATCCAAAATGCGCTTTTGTGCCATGGTTAGCTAACTTCTGTACTGTTGACCAGCTGGGAAAGTTTCCACAACTATCTTCACTCATGAATGAGCATCAGAGGCGCACAGCACGCCTCGCTCTCGGCAAAATCAGCAGATTCATTCTAATCAAATTATGTGTTTATCTCTTACTTaccagattttaaaatgtattacatttaatttgtaatgaAAGGAATTAGATTTATATTAATAATCAATTTATtaaaagtattttctttttttattatggtTGTAGTAGTTTGTCCTTTCGCtagggggtgctgcagcaccctccGCACCCCTAGTTCCCGCGGCCTTGCTTTTTAATAAGGATAGACCGATCATCGGCCCTGGCTGATTATCAGGCCgttttttgtcagtttgcagatgatctgtatcaCGTTTTATTTacctgataactgataaagtgaatgaattaaaaagtgttgtactttggctctgctacagctctgtgtctgtccctctgcttcagtttcactcaccactgagtcggacttaaaggacaattccggcgccaaacgaacctaggggttattaacagatgtgtacccactctgtgggacatgttttcatgctaatcgaatgtgattGTAGTTTGAAAgatgctagcgcggaccgctgattagcttacaacgctagtattcggggcacagggaaagtaaaaacaaatcgctatttataccactgaaaaggctcaaaatatcaccacactccaacagtagcataatgagggtccctaaatgttaaccggagcattgagaacattataattgtacagacagtttattgaacgaagagctgcgggagctccatgaaagggctacgagagagagagctatgtcgcaacacagcctcgtattttgggaaactggtggtgaacctgcggacattgtgaagctatggccacccaacaggagtgtctgtgtcgcacggagtgggacctgttgcgtcgcgacacccaagagacgcagtgttttgtacagtctgaagatttcccctctctgataaacaggactggacttttttccatgtcccgaaaataaattggggacggcgacccagaccggagggaccagatggacagttatccactgtcaggtacactagacaagttatgttatACAttggtgcgattatttcagatatattgagcaaattgcttttgattttagtttgcatcgccagctgttaagtcatgactggtttccaagatggcggcggcatataaacatgaacgcgagtgtctttataatctatcttttcaataaactgtctgtacacttacaaaattctcaatgtgatttgtttttactttccctgtgccccgaatactagcggtccgcgctagcatctttcaagctaaaaaagtttctcatttattaaataattgcttaaagcatttaaactaagttttgtgttgggagtatgtaacattccaaaatcctaatttggatttaaaattttttatttttactgtaaatgcatattggttccaaatatctgttattggtttcattaactactaataatcagtaTTGGTATTGGCCTTGAAAAgaacagtatcggtcgatccctacttTTTAATTAACCTTATTGGTCAAATAAAAAGCtgatacagatcatctgcaaactgccaaaaaacggcccgataatcagccagggccgataatcggtctatccttAATCGAGACAATTAAGAACAAAAAATGAAACAGTTGAGGTGGTGTCTGAGATCAAATctcatgtcaaaaaaaaacacgCTGCTAAAGTGACTTTGAGCAAGACACCgattccttgtcagctctgtggaCGCTGCTCTAACACAAACTAACCTCAAGAGAAAGAATCATATTGTTGTCATTATTAGAACTGAAGAAATAAGCATTCAGAGTTTTTGTCATACCTGGGCCTCACAGACCAGAAGCTCCCCGATGTACCCCTCCTCTACCAACTCCTTCATTCGCACGAAGGCAGGCAAGAAACGTaacacatttcccataatgctcAGCAACTTGGGGTAGTACTGGGCCGCTGACATCATTCGGAAGGCATCCAGAGGCGTTGCTGTCCGGTCGCAGATGACATTCTTTCCAATACCTTacaaaagagaagagagagagagagagagagttggatTTGAGCCAAGTGAGCTTTTCTGTTTTGCTGTAGAATTTCATTGTTTTGACAGTATTGTTTTCCTCGATACTTTCTATGTTGAGATGAATGAGTAGGTATTcaagaagaaaggaagagagagagaagtaatGTGGTCAGCCTTCGCTACACTAGCAGACATAATATCCTCCTGAGCATAAAAACATCCCCTGAAGAAACAATAGATTGCTGCAAAATGTGGCAACTCCCAGAAAAGCTGACTCAAGAATTCTGAAACTTTCTGGGCTTTCACCTCTGAGTCATGGGGACTTGATGACAAAGGAGAGTTCTTGCAAAAAGACCCAACATATGTGCACTGTATATAGTATTGTCCACAGGCTAATGCTTACAGGGAACATGCTCTGCTAAAACCTTTTCAGATGAAGAGTAATAACATATGAGGGAGACTCCATATTGATGTTGCTGCAACCCTGCTAAAATAACCAGAATAATAACAATCAAACCTATTTTTACAATCAAAATCCAGAACCATAAAACAATAGCCAGAATGCTAAAATTCACAAAAGCTGGATCCCTGAATACAATTTAGAGTGGCTTTAATGCTGGCAGGCATGCAAGATATTGCAGTCATAACTGTGCGGTGTATGGTGAGACTACACAGCTCGGAGAGCTTAGATAGGCTTCCCTGGTATTACCGGAGGTCTGAAGGAAGATGAAAAGACGAGCACAGAAGGTgcagaagagagggagaagggaagAGATAAAGAGCCTGTAGACAGTGTATGAAACCAAATTAAAATAACTTCCAGCCTATTAAAAGGTCCACTGGTGGCAGCAACACCCAAGCACAAGAACGAAAAGAGGTTGGACAGTagcgtgaagagagagagacagacagaaacatatCATCTTTTCTATTATTCCTTTTTACTGGACAGTCGACTGGAAGGAGACAGACGGGAGCCAGTGAATGGCATACAGAATGCATCATTAACTGGAATTGAACTTGACCCTCCAATTTCACAGGAGCACAGTCTGTTCCTTAGGATTAGGTCTGCAACTAGCAATCCTTTTAATTAATGATTCATCTGTCGATTTATTCTTTGAATTAACGGATGAATCATTCAAGCTCTAGATTGTCAGAATATACAGAAGAATTTTAGCAATTCTTAGAATCTTCAAAAGGAAGGAGTAATATGCAATACGCAAATATGTGTTGGTTAACAATACAGCCTTTTCTCCAAAAAACTATTTCATGAGTACCTGAAGTGAGCAGCCACTGTGGCCACCAGTGACATTTATGGGACAGGAAAATGCAAAAATACAATGTAATAGTAGCACAAGGAGAGAAAAGTTGTAAAGTCAGCATACTGACTCAGTAATGGCCATTTTACAGCAACATCTACACCATGCTAAcataagctaacattagcctagtACTGTTTGAGTCTGTCCACTGCAGACAATCTGGGCCAGCAACGCTTTTGCACCTACTTCAGGTGCATTTGTTTCTCAACGTGCGCGTataagcatggcgaggtatggactaacaggccgcactgaggtaaaagcgcagactgcctgtcgcgggaactgaaaatggcaaattgcgcttttccgtgtcatgcatgcattcacgggagggtcaaggggaaagtgggagtttcccataaagacatgggagggtcaaggggaaagtgggagtttcccataaagacaTGGGAGGGGAAGGGTAAAGTGCTAATTATGTATGTACAAAAAACGGCCGTGAAAGCGCGCCTCTATTTTagaagcaggtgtaaaccaggaagcgggtttcctcgcatatgcctcctggtgaaatggcagcagtaatccaagcaagacgaagacataggccaaggagacgagctgaaaggatcacactttttcagttgagtgaacatgaactcattaagcgttacagattaagcagccatgcaatattacagttactggaagaaatcaaagatgacgttgaatctccgactcagcgttcacattccattccagcagctgttaaactcctcgctacattacaaatattgacatcaggatcatttcaaacagtcctagcatcagcagtgggaatatggcagtctgcactcagccgtatcacaGCACCAGTTCTTAACACTTTGCTACAGCAccatttacggtatagtgggcggagaaaggcgctgattacccgatgaactgcaggtttggtaaatacgacgtgagctgaagtatcacagcgtgcgctttctgcgggttggccatggcgctgataacgctacttTCACAAATGTATGTACATCTGGCCCCTTTGAACTGAAAAGCTTTGGAAAGCAGCTACTGACTGCTCATTATCAAAGGTGGGAAGGTTAACCAGACATGCATTTGCATAATCAACATCTTATATcttgataatcgtaatcgaatcgtgagaccagtgaagattcacactgtttgggccctattttaacgatctgaaacgcaagtatcaaacgccaaacgcaagtagctttgtgggcagATCTCtggcgctgttgctattataccggagggataaatgactcttgcacccgacgcaaatctaaaatgggttggtctgaagtagctacattactcataggtgtggtttgggcgtaacgtgcaataaaccaatcatagcattccctttaaaagcaggcgtgcttgttccatggcggattgctattataatggcggatttgctaggcgcacgctcttaatacatccatgggcgcacacCAGAAGCGGTTCACAGCTGAGGAGACAGACGTTTGctaatgatttttctttttgacaaaatgtaaataaagaaatgtcacaaaaacatactttccgatgttttgggctcactctcactgattcacgaggttatgaatgcatggtgatatttttgcaatgcagtctaacattagaccgagatgacctcactatagacgatgcagctcttctgtctctcctctcccgtgctgctgctggggggcatttgggttaagtggcatcagCACATGCAgctcaacatcacatctccttaagtcctctaatatttcctgatttatgtcatcaacacatccatgattcatggaaatgttgtgtaaaacaaggtcatatttttccttgtatttatgtatggtctgctgggtccgtgagatgagagaagcaaagtgtatgcgcgatgtgcacactctacattacggccaagcatgctCCCTTAAAATatcatctgaataacgcgccactgactttagactaggtttttcctggtctgtggcggaattgttttctgaaactgcaaaatagcactagagAACGTTTGCGCcagaacacgcctcctctttttgctgaacctcCCCCGGGAgcacaagttcattccctaatttaccaacgtgagtctgtggagggaaaagtctgctgtgcgtcgggtggaaaataggaatgatacatgcgtcggtgtacaaagtcaattgcgctgggtgcaagatagggtccCTAATGTACACACATTAAAGGGGCATCACTCTACACACACATTCCTCGTGACCTCGGAGTGTAAAAAGCAGCAAGCCACTTCACTTCCAGTCCTGGCTGAGGCTTGTGGGTGGAGGGGCTTTGGAAGTGAAACTTCCCAAGCTAATCTGCCATTAGCCTGGAAATTAATCCCTCTGACCCAGTTCTGAGGAGCACGCGCGTGGGGGGTGCACCCGTCACTCGTCACCCAAcccctgcagacacacaaagcCAAGCAACGACAGTGCACCCCTGTCACCTTCTTTttggcagcagcacacacaaatagataCTGGAAAGATGCATTGTCCTGGGTTAGGCATTCTGGGTAAAACCTAAATGCTCTTGACTGATGTTTCTGCCACTCATTTTGAATCCAATGTCTGTATAGAGCAGAAGCTTGGCCAGCTACTAAAATGCCTAAAGGCAGATTTTACTCTCCATTTTATTCTCTTCATGAGTTGGCCAgagtacatatactgtatgtttcaggaAGGTCCACGAGTGAAATCATTTAGGCCAGGCGtcacaaaataattttttttctagtGTGGGGGCCAGACtttcaaattaagaaaacaaaatgtaagtaTACCTATTAACCCTTTTATTGTTTTCAAGTTCAGACATGTAAAAAGTaccatttactttttttgattAGAACAAGGCTTCATGATATCCTCAGAAACAGCTATTCTAACACaagaaaagctgttttttttattcttgatgtctcaaaaaaaaagtaacatatGTGCTGTACCTCTCACAGGCAGAGAATATTGACTGTTGCATAAATTGTGGTATAGCTCTGTGAATCAAATGTGGCTCAATTTCCCCCACCTgtttgatattttcacttttttactaaattaatgttatttttatttacatgtatgAGTGTGAACAGACTCCTGAAAACATGGGAAATCCATAATATGAACTAGATAGGCTACTTAACTAAAAAAATGCTCTCAGGTCTCCGCCAAGaaggcagttcactgaggagtaaTGGCCAAAATCGGTGATTACGGAAACGTCATTGCAGTGGAGGTGGGAAACGCTCAAAGAATGTCACTCTCAAAGAGCCTGTAGCAAAAagtgtttatcagtgttttaagcccccaacgtctccttccaggcagcgctgcctggaaggcactagggttaggcaatggttatggctatggttagggttagggttatggtcaGGGTCAgctgaagtcaacggtcgcagcgctgcctggaaggagacattgggggcttaaaacactatCAAGCGCGAAAAGTTGACGTGGAAAACTGCAATGAAGAATGGACTACTATAATACGGTTGCATTCATATTGCCAACTTTCAGTAATGCTAAACGTGACCCAGTTGATGATCACTGATTTAAACTATAGCCAATTCAAGGCCTTTTATGCAGTGTCATTCCAACTCATGGCTGTACTGGATCTTCATAGAGCTAAAAACAGCTCCTCTTCAGATCAACAATGAGCTTCAGCTTCATGTACACCGCTCTGAAAGGTCGAGGCTGGCTTAGACAGGTCACACTGTTGAGTCATCAGCTACTCAGCCACAGCCTCCCTCAGACAGTCAGATGATGCatcgtgtgtgcatgtgtccaaCAGATAATAAATGCACCTGAGCACGAGATAAAATCCCAGCAGCTACTGCAGTAAAATGACAGTTGGGGAATACAATTTCATTGGTCTAAACATTTGGTAGAGAGGAGAAGTAGACAACAGAGAGATGagagtgaaacaaaaaaaagtggaatTAGAGGAGCGGGAACAGAGAGACAAGGGAATGAGAATGTGAAAGGGACAAAGAGCATCTGTCACTCTAACAATTCCCATGGAAAAACGCTTTGAGAGACAGGATGACATAAAtagatgtatgtgtgttaagtcaGTATTTCTCAAAGAGAGGCCTGTGGACCGAGTGACTCCTGGTGGTCCGCGAGTAGATTTGGTAAAATGTCacgttttaaatttaaaattcaaaacagtgtttctcaaactgtGTGTGAGCAACTCCAAAGCCAAACAGTGAGGAGTATAGATGTGTTattttcaatattaaataaaattgtaCGTACATTTAAACATTACTATTTGATTTGGCTGTATGGCCGTGTTGTCAGACTTCAGCAATGAAGCCGACCGTCATTTGTAATATACTGTTATGAGGCCTATTGTTTCTGGGGATATTTTGGCAGTTAGGTGGTGCATGAGTTTATTTTAGGTAAGTGGCCCTTGGTTTGAAAAGGTTTAAGAAGCACTGTGTTAAGTGATGCTCCCATAACGTTTCCctctccacacaaacacacagcaaatgAAGAACTGATGAAAGAAATACAGGATGTTGTATGTTGGGAGGCAGGAGAGTGACCCTGACACTGGCTCCATGTCAACATCACTATAGCTAGGATGAGAGTCAGGACCTCCAAGTCTGACACCGGGACTGAGTTAGTTTAGTTTGGTTAACGATTGAGGGTGAGATGGAACACAGGATCCACAGGTGGACTGCTGCAACGTCGGCAGTAATGTGGACAACGTGCCAGACTGTCACGGTAAAAAAGGAAGACGAAGATCTTAAATCACTTTTGGTCACACCTATGGTCATGAGCTTTAGGGAGTGAGCGAAAGAATGTTGTAGATTTGTAGATTGTAGGTATGTGTCGCCAAAATGAGTTTCCTTAGGGGGTGTTTGGGTTAACCTTAAAGGCATAAGTATACTTCAACCAACATGCTTGTCAGATGGTCGAACTGTAGATGGTAGCAGATGTTGGTACAAGTAACTTCTTTGCCTTTATCAAGATATGCGGatttttttcagaaacactgaTAGTAAAGCTCATGTTATTTAGACCAGTGATAACAGCTATAGTAGCTGTACTGTCAAACACTTGGGGCTGTAGTTAGTGAAAacgtagtctcgctttgccagaccttcctccacagcgctgtc is part of the Sander vitreus isolate 19-12246 chromosome 22, sanVit1, whole genome shotgun sequence genome and encodes:
- the gfod1 gene encoding glucose-fructose oxidoreductase domain-containing protein 1, with product MLPGVGVFGTSLTTRVIIPLLKNEGFAVKALWGRTQEEAEELAKEMNVPFYTNRIDDVLLHQDVDLVCINLPPPLTRQIAVKTLGIGKNVICDRTATPLDAFRMMSAAQYYPKLLSIMGNVLRFLPAFVRMKELVEEGYIGELLVCEAQVHSGSLLGKKYNWSCDDLMGGGGLHSVGSYIIDLLTFLTGQRALKVHGFLKTFVKQTDHIRGIRQITSDDFCTFQMALEGGACCTVTLNFNVPGEFRQEVIVVGTVGRLTVTGTDLYGQKNNGGSSGGPELLLKDTTPLEKSSLPEKAFSDIPSPYLTGTIRMIQAVRQAFQDQDDRRTWDGRPLTMAATFEDCLYALCVVDTIKKSNQSGEWQNIVVMTEEPEISPAYLISEAMRRSRMSLYC